In the Topomyia yanbarensis strain Yona2022 chromosome 3, ASM3024719v1, whole genome shotgun sequence genome, one interval contains:
- the LOC131690360 gene encoding kinesin-like protein costa, with protein sequence MDIALKVVVRIVPPEKQISSNAEHQQLPSKLPSDHRSDDDDGFDENHMQQRGENDESSVVISSGNSDRSFKFSRVYRRYEDLRCIYTESVAGITETVLEGYDFSIVSYGDTGSGKSYTLYGNAASEGIVLCFIQDLFYQLSKNPDRMYSIGVAWTEITSDGDVVDVLGTALMQCFTIEEIYNLLSLGLHSKNPENHNILSLILEQQWTALNGMNQHRQSTISFCDLTGTEREQVDGRRLLKDSGLRKLEDIVHKRSDDYNESILTAFLKDSFGGRAQTLILLCIKGAELEQSIENLEFGEKAQDIVNHVVMNTFSDNNVPFIALNEDIHAGMPQPNCDGLYYASQQWAKLLKNAESLFNKLFSACELSQQERSQIEEWLYLKAECDECFSSTDISITTGNPPTRVCLGPIEEIDEGDDTLQNSDKVNISEQCNSDNESDSDICTHLTDVTDRIQGYMKNFQLKTNNLINDKYKEFFHAHPKMIDDLNEEVRQQEKKKLLAGSGTVHHNPGRRKSIYDVDSISSNELSLMSQLRSNSTTSLAPVAINSKRLDTLNNNLRITMVSIESLRVQIEEIRRTIALKQKYISDLIENSETRSVAKSRFNKKKRNLEDEYEKAKKQLAKAVVNGVDKKEINHLKSKTSQLEQRMKDLESIRYIAGESGQKKKKLQQSIKDSQKQLEILQKLLKKEMDKKESIEKEIEVVKREKTSKISAIQEISEGKSKIKKMNDRISQIEHVLKEKSSNLKKYVNKKETEKDSLRQEIKNLRITRDLQLEQRCNLEKKIREEELPSFDEERKLVECEEAIEAIDATIELKNEQICGRKSIDTDESLQRERGEQMLMARLNKLSSDEMRTLLYKYFQKVVDLKGSSRKVEMQFIALERERDAWKWKEKILTNHIRQERLEKERSIIAMQKQHETKVNLMLRHFAADTSASMTSSAPENALYPYSPSGDFAIIPGSSRYHHHLALDSDSEPISHHQPHSKHLTHFKTGNVTTAAATTVQPLVEKDRKNKLLSKLQVFTRYHGGAGSSSTDKRKMLQSDIPQQNLKQLQISARPSLTKVTREKNKIIIQSDGGK encoded by the coding sequence ATGGATATCGCGTTGAAAGTGGTGGTGAGGATAGTGCCGCCGGAAAAGCAAATTTCTTCAAACGCGGAGCATCAACAGCTTCCTTCAAAGCTACCATCGGACCATCGAAGCGACGACGACGATGGGTTCGACGAGAACCACATGCAGCAGCGTGGAGAAAACGACGAATCGTCAGTGGTTATTTCGTCTGGTAATTCTGATCGATCATTCAAATTTTCGCGTGTCTATCGCCGATATGAGGATTTACGGTGCATCTACACGGAATCTGTTGCTGGCATCACAGAAACGGTGTTAGAAGGGTACGATTTTTCGATTGTTTCGTACGGTGATACGGGCAGTGGAAAAAGTTACACTCTTTACGGGAATGCAGCAAGTGAAGGGATTGTACTGTGTTTCATACAGGATCTATTTTATCAGCTGAGTAAAAATCCCGACCGCATGTACTCGATTGGGGTGGCCTGGACAGAAATTACCAGCGATGGCGATGTGGTTGACGTTTTGGGAACAGCATTGATGCAATGTTTCACAATCGAAGAGATTTACAATTTGCTCAGCCTGGGTTTACACAGTAAGAATCCGGAGAACCATAATATACTGAGTTTAATATTGGAACAGCAGTGGACTGCACTGAATGGAATGAATCAGCACAGGCAATCGACAATTAGTTTTTGTGATCTTACCGGAACTGAGCGAGAGCAAGTGGATGGAAGGAGGTTACTCAAGGATTCCGGATTGAGGAAGTTGGAAGACATTGTTCACAAGCGTAGCGATGATTACAATGAGTCTATTTTGACAGCTTTTCTGAAGGACTCTTTTGGGGGCCGTGCACAAACATTGATTTTGCTTTGTATTAAAGGTGCCGAGCTAGAACAGAGTATCGAGAATTTAGAGTTTGGTGAAAAAGCGCAAGACATTGTGAACCACGTTGTTATGAACACGTTTTCCGATAATAATGTTCCGTTTATTGCGCTGAATGAAGATATTCACGCGGGGATGCCTCAACCAAACTGTGATGGTTTGTACTATGCCTCCCAGCAGTGGGCCAAGCTACTGAAGAATGCTGAAAGtcttttcaataagctgttcagtGCCTGTGAGCTATCTCAGCAGGAACGAAGTCAGATTGAAGAATGGCTCTATCTGAAAGCAGAATGCGATGAATGTTTCAGCTCGACAGACATCAGTATTACGACCGGCAATCCGCCGACACGGGTTTGCCTCGGACCGATCGAAGAAATCGATGAAGGAGATGATACTCTACAAAACAGTGACAAAGTTAACATTAGCGAACAATGCAACTCGGATAATGAAAGTGATTCTGATATCTGCACTCATCTGACGGATGTGACCGATCGTATCCAGGGttacatgaaaaattttcagctcAAAACGAATAATTTGATCAATGATAAGTACAAGGAATTCTTCCACGCCCACCCAAAAATGATAGACGATTTGAATGAGGAAGTGCGTCAGCAGGAGAAGAAAAAACTGCTTGCCGGAAGTGGAACGGTTCATCATAATCCTGGCCGTAGGAAATCTATTTATGATGTTGATTCCATCAGTAGTAACGAGTTGTCGCTGATGTCTCAACTTCGCAGTAACTCAACCACGTCACTTGCGCCAGTAGCGATCAACAGTAAACGGTTGGATACACTGAACAACAATCTACGTATTACGATGGTCAGCATCGAGTCATTGCGCGTTCAGATCGAAGAGATTCGACGCACAATCGCACTTAAGCAAAAATATATCTCCGATCTGATTGAAAACAGTGAGACCCGCTCTGTAGCCAAGTCTCGGTTCAATAAAAAGAAACGCAACCTGGAAGATGAGTATGAAAAGGCCAAGAAGCAGCTGGCGAAAGCCGTTGTCAATGGGGTCGacaaaaaagaaattaatcaTCTCAAAAGCAAAACTTCTCAGTTGGAGCAAAGAATGAAAGACCTAGAATCGATCCGGTATATCGCAGGGGAGTCCGGTCAAAAGAAGAAGAAACTGCAGCAATCCATCAAAGACTCACAGAAGCAGCTGGAAATACTGCAAAAGTTGCTCAAAAAAGAAATGGATAAAAAAGAATCGATCGAGAAGGAGATAGAGGTGGTGAAGCGGGAGAAGACGTCTAAAATCAGTGCCATTCAAGAGATTAGTGAGGGTAagagcaaaattaaaaaaatgaacgaCAGAATTTCTCAGATTGAGCATGTTCTCAAAGAGAAATCGAGTAATTTGAAGAAATATGTTAACAAAAAAGAAACGGAGAAAGATTCTCTGCGACAAGAGATTAAAAATTTACGAATAACCAGAGATCTTCAGCTGGAACAAAGGTGCAATTTGGAAAAGAAAATTAGAGAAGAGGAATTGCCTTCGTTTGACGAGGAACGCAAACTGGTAGAATGTGAGGAAGCAATCGAAGCGATTGATGCCACTATCGAGCTAAAAAACGAGCAGATCTGTGGCCGAAAAAGTATTGACACAGACGAAAGTTTACAGCGTGAGCGTGGAGAACAGATGTTGATGGCTCGTTTAAACAAATTGTCCTCAGATGAGATGAGAACTTTGCTCTATAAATACTTTCAGAAAGTAGTTGATCTCAAAGGTAGCAGCCGGAAGGTTGAAATGCAATTCATAGCTCTCGAGCGGGAACGAGATGCGTGGAAGTGGAAGGAAAAGATCCTGACCAATCACATACGCCAGGAGCGATTGGAGAAAGAACGATCCATCATTGCTATGCAGAAGCAGCACGAAACAAAAGTGAACCTGATGTTGCGCCACTTTGCAGCAGACACTTCTGCATCCATGACCAGTTCCGCCCCTGAAAATGCGCTGTACCCGTACTCTCCTAGCGGTGATTTCGCGATTATTCCCGGTTCCAGTCGCTATCATCACCATCTCGCTTTGGATTCGGACAGCGAGCCAATATCACATCATCAACCGCATAGCAAACATCTGACTCATTTCAAAACAGGAAACGTAACCACAGCGGCAGCAACAACCGTTCAACCGCTGGTAGAAAAAGACCGTAAGAATAAACTTCTCTCCAAGCTACAGGTTTTCACACGCTATCATGGAGGTGCTGGCAGTAGCAGTACAGATAAACGTAAAATGCTTCAATCGGACATCCCCCAGCAGAACCTGAAACAACTGCAGATCTCGGCTCGTCCCTCGCTTACCAAAGTGACACGGGAAAAGAACAAGATCATAATACAGAGCGATGGCGGAAAGTGA